DNA sequence from the Candidatus Hydrogenedentota bacterium genome:
CAGCCATAGCCATGCAGCCTGAGAATAAGTCTATTGCGCGCTGCCGCCACTTTGGCGAATGCGGCGGATGTCAGTTTCAGGATCTGAGCTACGACGCTCAGCTCAGCCAGAAACAGGCGGTCTTAAAGGAAGGCTTCGCCGCCTTTTGGCAGGAAGATATTCCGCTGATCCCGTCGCCCGTACGCTACCATTATCGCAATAAGGTGGATCCCGGCTTCGCACTCAAACGCTATCCGGAACCGCCGCCCAAAGACTTCAAGCGGGAGACCGTGCTGGGCTTTAAAACGCGCCAAGGATGGCGCTGGCCCTTAGAGCTCGACGAATGCCTCATTGGACCAGAAGGGCTCGACCGCCTATTCACTGCGTTGCGGCCATGGCGGGAAGCCTGCGGACTCGACGCCTATAACAGCCGAGCCAACACGGGCAGATTGCGCAATCTGCTGGTCCGCGACGGTAAGCGGTCAGGGGAAAGAATGGTCGTGCTGCTGACCACGCCCGGAACGCTGCCCCATGCAGATGCCTTTGTCGAGGCCGTAGTAAAGGGCTTTGATGCGTGCAGCATCCTTCATGGTGAATTCGGCGGCAAAGCGGAGGTGGCGACGGCCGACACGTTGACCCTGCTCCACGGCAAGGAATGGATCACCGAAACGCTTCTCCCGGACCTGCAAGCGGAAGCTGCCTCAGCCGCC
Encoded proteins:
- a CDS encoding class I SAM-dependent RNA methyltransferase, which produces MQPENKSIARCRHFGECGGCQFQDLSYDAQLSQKQAVLKEGFAAFWQEDIPLIPSPVRYHYRNKVDPGFALKRYPEPPPKDFKRETVLGFKTRQGWRWPLELDECLIGPEGLDRLFTALRPWREACGLDAYNSRANTGRLRNLLVRDGKRSGERMVVLLTTPGTLPHADAFVEAVVKGFDACSILHGEFGGKAEVATADTLTLLHGKEWITETLLPDLQAEAASAAGVPYENPGQYLAAEQRTEKALHFRISPLSFFQTIPLAAERLYGIIANWAKTVEAQLLYDLYGGAGGIAFCCAPYTPEIVSVENNVHASEDGRFNAVRNDIQNVEFITDTVRGFTKKLQQRGGMPAASAVVLDPPRAGMHPKSIKRILEMAPPHILYVSCNPRKLAEELSAFTESYRLTQLLGVDLFPHTPHVELVAALRLH